Proteins from a genomic interval of Candidatus Polarisedimenticolia bacterium:
- the smpB gene encoding SsrA-binding protein SmpB, whose protein sequence is MADKEDVKVLSTNRQAFHEYFIEDKVEAGIVLVGTEVKSLRQGRANLKESYALVRHNEIWLLNCHISPYSHGNLNNHDPLRERKLLLHREEIRRLDRRRKHATLTLVPLRLYLRKGKVKVELALARGKKLYDKREAIKRRDLDRESRRE, encoded by the coding sequence ATGGCCGACAAGGAAGACGTGAAGGTTCTGTCCACCAACCGCCAAGCCTTCCACGAATATTTCATCGAGGACAAAGTGGAGGCCGGGATCGTTCTGGTCGGAACGGAGGTCAAGTCGCTTCGCCAGGGACGCGCCAACCTCAAGGAAAGCTACGCGCTGGTTCGTCACAACGAGATCTGGCTCCTGAACTGCCACATCTCCCCCTACAGCCACGGGAACCTGAACAATCACGACCCGCTTCGGGAGCGCAAGCTGCTTCTGCACCGGGAAGAGATCCGGAGGCTGGACCGCCGGCGAAAGCACGCCACGCTGACGCTCGTGCCGCTTCGCCTTTACCTCAGGAAAGGAAAGGTCAAGGTGGAGCTGGCCCTGGCGCGCGGCAAGAAGCTCTACGACAAGCGCGAGGCGATCAAGCGGAGGGATCTGGATCGCGAGAGTCGACGGGAGTGA
- the ricT gene encoding regulatory iron-sulfur-containing complex subunit RicT, with the protein MQNDHETAGGCGGCTVGQAREVSVAGVKFHNLGKVEHFNSDGFELELDEAVVVESDDGEKYGTVAEATSRIRGGCGVGCMKRVRRRATTQDADLFRRNSLREKEALAYCRERVAERSLAMKLVVADQSLDGRKVTFHFTAEGRVDFRELVKDLAQRFHTRIEMRQIGVRDEAGVKGGYGPCGRNLCCSSFLKEFAPVSIRMAKDQNLSLNPSKISGMCGRLMCCLRYEHTAKEAAG; encoded by the coding sequence ATGCAAAATGATCACGAGACGGCCGGTGGGTGCGGCGGATGCACGGTCGGCCAGGCGCGCGAAGTCAGCGTCGCCGGCGTGAAATTCCATAATCTTGGCAAGGTCGAGCATTTCAATTCCGACGGATTCGAGCTGGAGCTCGACGAGGCCGTGGTGGTCGAGAGCGACGACGGCGAGAAATACGGCACGGTGGCGGAGGCCACGAGCCGAATCCGCGGCGGCTGCGGGGTGGGATGCATGAAGCGCGTGCGCCGCCGGGCGACCACGCAGGATGCCGACTTGTTCCGGAGGAACTCGCTGCGCGAAAAAGAAGCGCTGGCTTATTGCCGGGAGCGCGTGGCGGAACGGAGCCTCGCCATGAAGCTGGTGGTCGCGGATCAGAGCCTCGACGGGCGCAAGGTCACTTTCCATTTCACCGCCGAGGGACGCGTCGATTTCCGAGAGCTCGTGAAGGATCTCGCGCAGCGCTTCCACACGCGCATCGAGATGCGGCAGATCGGCGTGCGCGACGAAGCCGGAGTGAAGGGCGGCTACGGTCCCTGCGGGCGGAACCTGTGCTGCTCGAGCTTTCTCAAGGAGTTCGCGCCCGTCTCGATCCGGATGGCCAAGGATCAGAACCTGAGCCTGAATCCTTCGAAGATCTCGGGGATGTGCGGGCGACTGATGTGCTGCCTCCGGTACGAGCACACCGCGAAGGAAGCCGCGGGATAG
- the rsmI gene encoding 16S rRNA (cytidine(1402)-2'-O)-methyltransferase, with protein sequence MPLGTLYLVATPIGNLEDITLRALRILRDVPLIACEDTRQTRKLLNHHSLRTRTVPFHRFNEARTVPALLQKLRSGQDVALVTDGGTPSVSDPGVSLARAAREAGIRVVPVPGPSAPLAALVASGLPAERFSFFGFLPHRSGERRRLLESLRGRQETLIFFDSPRRVGSSLKEMTEIFGDRPASIGREMTKIHEEFLAGSLGDLAERLRQSAVRGEVTVVVGGAPSPRPRHAPVEVLRGEVSREMKKEGSSRRDAIRAVALRLGVPRREVYRAFREGACQDDESE encoded by the coding sequence GTGCCTTTAGGAACGCTCTACCTCGTCGCCACCCCGATCGGGAATCTCGAGGACATCACGCTGCGCGCCCTGAGAATCCTCCGGGACGTGCCCCTGATCGCCTGCGAGGACACGCGCCAGACGCGGAAGCTGCTGAACCATCATTCCCTCCGCACCCGCACCGTCCCCTTCCATCGGTTCAACGAGGCCCGGACGGTTCCCGCGTTGCTCCAGAAACTGCGATCGGGACAGGACGTGGCCCTGGTCACCGACGGCGGCACCCCGTCGGTGTCGGATCCCGGCGTCAGCCTGGCGCGCGCCGCCCGTGAAGCCGGGATACGTGTCGTTCCGGTTCCGGGTCCTTCGGCCCCCCTCGCCGCTCTCGTGGCGTCGGGGCTGCCGGCGGAGCGCTTTTCCTTCTTCGGATTCCTGCCGCATCGAAGCGGCGAGCGACGGCGCCTGCTGGAGTCTCTCCGGGGTCGCCAAGAGACCCTGATCTTCTTCGATTCGCCGCGCCGGGTGGGGTCGAGCTTGAAGGAGATGACCGAGATCTTCGGAGATCGCCCGGCGTCGATCGGCCGGGAGATGACCAAGATCCACGAGGAGTTCCTCGCGGGGAGCCTGGGCGATCTGGCGGAGCGGCTAAGGCAATCCGCCGTCCGCGGGGAAGTCACCGTCGTGGTTGGAGGCGCTCCCTCCCCGCGGCCGCGTCACGCGCCGGTCGAGGTCCTCCGCGGCGAGGTCTCCCGGGAAATGAAGAAGGAAGGCTCCAGCCGGCGTGATGCGATCCGAGCGGTGGCCCTGCGGCTCGGCGTTCCCCGGCGCGAGGTCTACCGGGCGTTTCGGGAAGGGGCCTGTCAGGACGACGAATCGGAGTAG
- a CDS encoding NAD+ synthase — MSRPSILRKPLRLSINPELTEALLVDFIRRETLRTGLRRAVVGASGGIDSAVVLALAVRALGPRSVLAALLPYRTSSPSSLRDARAFIRRLRCPSVESAITPLVDAYFDSRPDAGRLRRGNMMARQRMAVLYDLSADRRALVLGTSNKTELLLGYGTIHGDLASALNPVGDLYKTQLRQLARHLRIPSRILSKHPSADLYPGQTDEKELGFTYARLDRLLYLLVDLRGGREEAVRCGFPRPMVDDVLRRIRTSQYKRVMPLIAKVSDRTVGVDFRYPRDWGI, encoded by the coding sequence GTGAGCCGCCCGTCGATCCTCAGAAAACCGCTCCGTCTTTCGATCAACCCGGAGCTCACGGAGGCGCTCCTCGTGGACTTCATCCGCCGCGAGACGCTTCGGACGGGGCTCCGCCGCGCCGTAGTGGGCGCCTCCGGCGGGATCGATTCCGCCGTCGTGCTCGCCCTGGCGGTGAGGGCTCTCGGCCCGCGATCGGTCCTGGCGGCTCTTCTCCCTTATCGGACCAGCTCTCCGTCCAGCCTGAGGGACGCTCGCGCCTTCATCCGCCGGCTCCGCTGCCCCTCGGTGGAATCGGCGATCACGCCGCTGGTCGACGCCTACTTCGATTCCCGCCCGGACGCCGGCCGTCTCCGCCGAGGGAACATGATGGCCCGCCAGCGAATGGCCGTCCTATACGATCTTTCGGCCGATCGGCGCGCCCTGGTCCTGGGAACCAGCAACAAGACGGAGCTTCTTCTCGGATACGGCACCATCCATGGCGACCTCGCCAGCGCCCTCAACCCGGTGGGCGACCTCTACAAGACACAGCTGCGCCAGCTGGCCCGGCACCTGCGAATCCCTTCCCGCATCCTGTCCAAGCACCCCAGCGCCGACCTGTACCCAGGCCAGACCGACGAAAAGGAGCTCGGGTTCACCTACGCGCGCCTGGACCGGCTCCTCTATCTCCTCGTCGACCTCCGAGGCGGCCGTGAGGAAGCCGTGCGATGCGGTTTTCCTCGCCCGATGGTGGACGACGTCCTGCGCCGAATCCGGACTTCGCAATACAAGCGGGTCATGCCGTTGATCGCCAAGGTCTCGGATCGCACCGTCGGAGTCGATTTCCGCTATCCCAGAGACTGGGGAATCTGA
- the efp gene encoding elongation factor P — protein MIPATQLRTGMAIMHEGNLCRVMKVQHITPGNWRGMVQVKLRNLKTGNSLEYRFRSEDRVERASLEQHEVEFLYKEGRDYHFMNTESYEQFTLSDEALGDNVYYLIPNIKLKMEFYDGNPVGTEMPLTVDLRVVTTEPGLKSATATNSGKPATLETGLVVQVPQFIAEGEVIRVDTTEGKYLERAK, from the coding sequence ATGATCCCCGCAACACAGCTGCGCACCGGCATGGCCATCATGCACGAGGGGAACCTCTGCCGGGTCATGAAGGTGCAGCACATCACCCCGGGGAACTGGCGGGGGATGGTGCAGGTCAAGCTCCGAAACCTCAAGACCGGGAACAGTCTCGAGTATCGCTTCCGCTCTGAGGATCGGGTGGAAAGAGCGAGTCTCGAGCAGCACGAGGTCGAGTTCCTCTACAAGGAGGGACGTGACTACCATTTCATGAATACCGAATCGTACGAGCAGTTCACGCTCAGTGACGAGGCCTTGGGCGACAACGTCTATTACCTGATTCCAAACATCAAGCTGAAGATGGAGTTCTACGACGGGAATCCCGTCGGGACCGAGATGCCCCTCACGGTCGACCTGCGCGTCGTCACGACCGAGCCCGGCCTGAAGAGCGCCACCGCAACGAATTCGGGCAAGCCGGCGACGCTTGAGACGGGCCTCGTCGTTCAGGTGCCCCAGTTCATCGCCGAAGGAGAAGTCATCCGGGTGGACACCACCGAGGGGAAGTATCTCGAACGAGCCAAGTAA
- a CDS encoding DUF4388 domain-containing protein has translation MTTPLQPQGSLVDTNCCEVLASLCGGAQTGVLTAQGPGGEKSVYLEKGRIVFAASKDPDDRLGELLLTRGAVTREQLDEASAKVRPGKRLGTILVELGFLPAAELPRWVLEQVKEIIYSLFSWGDGKYRFEAGPFPSGEVIALRISTAEIFLSGLRRVQKWSVVKKGAGETQIPYRLSSNFRELLKEAHLGKEEESLLELLASGERTMEEAARQSNLTTLLVYQLFFAFRVLGVVLPGQAPAKGQEPPPPKTSSLISNATTREALSATDPPKDSVAGADFRSRVAPGPRSDADPGANTVVLKMPLIPAAALAPDKSPTQAAPETTAAPPALEGTPIQGSFEKTPAATPPEKSPSAAPTSRKREYRVVRVEGDRLDGKGVQQIEEVLGTWSRKGYSLAGVVQGRGSGLFNSTPPSFFIFERD, from the coding sequence ATGACGACACCTCTCCAGCCTCAAGGAAGTCTTGTAGATACAAACTGTTGTGAGGTTCTGGCGTCTCTTTGCGGCGGCGCGCAGACGGGAGTTCTGACCGCCCAGGGGCCGGGCGGAGAGAAATCGGTATATCTCGAGAAGGGGAGGATCGTCTTCGCCGCCTCGAAGGATCCGGACGATCGCCTGGGAGAGCTTCTCCTCACCCGCGGAGCCGTGACGCGGGAGCAGCTGGATGAGGCTTCGGCCAAAGTCCGTCCCGGAAAGAGACTCGGGACGATCCTGGTGGAGCTCGGGTTCCTGCCCGCCGCGGAGCTTCCCCGCTGGGTGCTCGAGCAAGTCAAGGAGATCATCTACTCCCTCTTCTCCTGGGGGGACGGAAAGTACCGTTTCGAGGCAGGCCCTTTCCCTTCCGGCGAGGTCATCGCCCTGCGGATTTCGACCGCCGAGATCTTCCTTTCTGGACTCCGGCGAGTCCAGAAATGGTCGGTCGTCAAGAAAGGCGCGGGAGAGACGCAGATCCCCTACCGTCTCTCTTCGAACTTCCGCGAGCTCCTCAAAGAGGCTCATCTGGGCAAGGAAGAGGAGTCGCTGCTCGAGCTCCTCGCCTCGGGGGAGCGGACGATGGAGGAGGCGGCACGGCAGTCCAACCTCACGACGCTGCTCGTCTATCAGCTGTTCTTCGCTTTTCGAGTTCTGGGCGTCGTCCTGCCGGGCCAGGCCCCGGCCAAGGGGCAAGAACCGCCGCCACCGAAGACCTCCTCCCTCATTTCGAACGCCACCACGCGGGAGGCCTTGTCGGCGACGGATCCCCCCAAGGATTCGGTTGCCGGAGCCGACTTCAGGTCGCGCGTCGCGCCGGGTCCCCGCTCCGATGCCGATCCCGGCGCGAACACGGTCGTCCTGAAAATGCCCCTCATCCCGGCCGCGGCGCTCGCCCCCGACAAGAGTCCGACGCAAGCCGCGCCGGAAACGACAGCGGCTCCGCCTGCTCTCGAAGGGACGCCGATTCAAGGGTCCTTCGAAAAGACTCCGGCTGCAACGCCGCCCGAGAAGAGCCCCTCCGCCGCGCCGACTTCCCGAAAGCGGGAGTACCGGGTCGTCCGCGTGGAGGGGGACAGGCTCGACGGAAAAGGAGTTCAACAAATCGAGGAGGTTCTCGGGACCTGGAGCCGCAAGGGATACTCTCTGGCCGGCGTCGTCCAGGGCAGGGGTTCCGGCCTGTTCAATTCCACGCCCCCCTCGTTTTTCATCTTCGAACGCGACTGA
- a CDS encoding fumarylacetoacetate hydrolase family protein, whose translation MRIARFMVEGKPVCGRLEGDWLHPFPADALEDRRELSPPVPVIGTEMLPPCRPGKIVAVGVNYREHARERGKALPAEPLIFLKPPSAALAPRGRIVLPSGVGRVDHEAEMAVVIGRTARHLAEGESGLFILGYTCFNDVTARELQDRDVQFARAKGFDTFAPFGPWIETDLDPLDLAITASVNGQVRQSSRTREMVFPPAHLVAFISRVMTLFPGDLIATGTPSGIGPLLPGDIVEVTIQGIGTLSNSVVAASGG comes from the coding sequence GTGCGAATCGCCCGGTTCATGGTCGAGGGCAAACCGGTCTGCGGCAGGCTTGAGGGGGACTGGCTGCATCCCTTCCCGGCCGACGCGCTGGAAGATCGTCGCGAGTTGTCACCCCCGGTCCCGGTGATCGGGACCGAGATGCTGCCGCCCTGCCGGCCCGGAAAGATCGTGGCGGTCGGTGTGAACTATCGGGAGCACGCGCGGGAACGCGGCAAAGCGCTTCCGGCGGAGCCTCTCATCTTCCTCAAGCCCCCCTCCGCGGCGCTGGCCCCGCGAGGCCGGATCGTCCTCCCCTCCGGGGTGGGACGCGTCGATCATGAAGCCGAGATGGCCGTGGTGATCGGGCGGACCGCCCGCCATCTCGCCGAAGGCGAGTCCGGGCTTTTCATCCTCGGGTACACTTGCTTCAACGACGTGACGGCCCGTGAGCTGCAGGACCGTGACGTCCAGTTCGCCCGCGCAAAGGGATTCGATACGTTCGCGCCCTTCGGCCCATGGATTGAAACCGACCTCGATCCGCTCGACCTGGCGATCACCGCCAGCGTGAACGGCCAGGTGCGACAATCGTCCAGGACCCGGGAGATGGTCTTCCCCCCGGCGCACCTGGTGGCGTTCATCTCCCGGGTGATGACCCTCTTCCCCGGCGACCTCATCGCCACCGGAACGCCCTCGGGAATCGGTCCCCTCCTTCCGGGCGACATCGTCGAAGTGACGATCCAGGGAATCGGCACCCTTTCGAACTCAGTCGTCGCCGCTTCCGGGGGTTGA
- a CDS encoding RluA family pseudouridine synthase: MHRARPIVLLAGPEDEGRRLDRFIRERSRVFSRIRARDLLAAGGVTLNGKRVKVASRPVRAGDRVEVFPLPEERRSGAPEGMAPFRVVHEDPAVIVVDKAPGILVQPTSQGDRGTLLDLLARHLKKRNPDRSPYLGLLHRIDRETSGLLLFSRRGSANRILAEQFRTHTIAREYLALVRGTPAAATGTISDRLSRSAAGSRRGAAGAGEGGKAAVTHYATVEPFARATLLSITLETGRTHQIRIHLSHRGHPVVGDKVYGSAHRLPREPLLDSFPRQALHASRLGFTHPLTGAWLHFHAPLPEDFDRLLRALRKESGGVESTPGSGDD, encoded by the coding sequence ATGCACCGCGCCCGTCCCATCGTCCTGCTTGCGGGTCCGGAAGACGAAGGTCGGCGGCTCGATCGCTTCATCCGCGAGCGCAGCCGCGTTTTTTCCAGGATCCGGGCGCGCGACCTCCTGGCGGCGGGGGGCGTGACGCTCAACGGGAAACGGGTGAAGGTTGCTTCGCGGCCGGTCCGGGCGGGCGATCGAGTGGAGGTCTTCCCTCTTCCTGAGGAGCGCCGCTCGGGCGCGCCGGAGGGCATGGCCCCCTTCCGCGTGGTTCACGAGGATCCGGCCGTCATCGTGGTCGACAAAGCTCCAGGAATCCTCGTCCAACCCACCTCTCAGGGAGACCGGGGAACGCTCCTCGATCTGCTCGCCCGGCATCTCAAAAAGCGGAATCCTGACCGGTCTCCGTATCTCGGGCTGCTCCACCGGATCGACCGCGAGACGTCGGGACTTCTTCTCTTTTCCCGCCGCGGATCCGCGAACCGGATCCTCGCGGAGCAGTTCCGAACTCACACGATTGCGCGCGAGTACCTCGCGCTGGTGCGCGGGACGCCGGCGGCCGCGACAGGGACGATTTCGGATCGATTGTCACGATCGGCCGCCGGCTCTCGCCGCGGCGCGGCCGGCGCGGGGGAAGGCGGGAAGGCGGCGGTGACGCACTACGCGACCGTCGAGCCCTTCGCGCGCGCCACGCTTCTTTCCATCACGCTCGAGACCGGACGAACCCATCAGATCCGCATCCATCTGTCCCACCGGGGGCACCCCGTGGTCGGGGACAAAGTCTACGGATCGGCCCACCGCCTCCCGCGCGAGCCTCTGCTGGACAGCTTCCCGCGCCAGGCGCTCCATGCGAGCCGGCTGGGATTCACCCATCCGCTCACCGGCGCATGGCTGCATTTTCACGCGCCCCTGCCCGAAGATTTCGATCGGCTGCTGCGGGCTCTCCGAAAAGAGAGCGGCGGGGTCGAATCAACCCCCGGAAGCGGCGACGACTGA